In Risungbinella massiliensis, the genomic stretch CCTGAAAATCCTCCTTTTCTTTTTCCTCTGTACCTTTAACGTATCTCTCATAAAATGAGATTTTTTGAGTTACCACTTGATGTAATAGCTCGAGTTCACGTTGTTGCTCGATTAATTTCTTCTGATGTTCTTTCAAAATCGATAGCCGATGGTTCACTGGTTCTTTGGGCATCTCGCCAGACTCCAAACTCTCTAGTATACAGCCGTCCTTCGTAAACTCCGCGATCTCATCTAGGGACATCCCTGTTTTTTTGAGTGCTACCAAAAATTTTAGAAAATGAACGTCC encodes the following:
- a CDS encoding MerR family transcriptional regulator, producing the protein MNISEVAERTGLSAHTIRFYERSGLFPKIKRSKNGIREFTDSDVHFLKFLVALKKTGMSLDEIAEFTKDGCILESLESGEMPKEPVNHRLSILKEHQKKLIEQQRELELLHQVVTQKISFYERYVKGTEEKEKEDFQDD